A portion of the Intestinibacillus sp. Marseille-P6563 genome contains these proteins:
- a CDS encoding 4Fe-4S dicluster domain-containing protein: MKRVYVNEKWCLGCHLCEYYCAFANSGKSSMVKALKDHKIAPRIKIEERNNISFAVSCRHCDDPLCVKGCISGALTIENGAVHIDSDKCVGCCTCILSCPYGALSHSEQGAIQKCELCQKNEFGQPMCVQGCPNKAIVYEER, translated from the coding sequence ATGAAACGGGTATATGTCAACGAAAAATGGTGCCTTGGCTGCCATTTATGCGAATATTACTGCGCTTTTGCCAACTCGGGCAAGTCCTCGATGGTCAAGGCGCTCAAGGACCACAAGATCGCGCCCCGCATCAAGATCGAGGAGCGCAACAACATTTCCTTTGCGGTATCCTGCCGCCACTGTGACGACCCTTTATGCGTCAAGGGCTGCATCTCGGGTGCGCTGACCATCGAAAACGGGGCCGTGCACATCGATTCGGACAAATGCGTCGGCTGCTGCACGTGCATCCTGTCCTGCCCCTACGGCGCGCTCAGCCATTCCGAGCAGGGCGCCATCCAGAAATGTGAACTGTGTCAGAAAAACGAGTTTGGCCAGCCCATGTGTGTCCAGGGCTGCCCGAACAAAGCCATTGTCTACGAGGAGAGGTGA
- a CDS encoding NAD(P)/FAD-dependent oxidoreductase, giving the protein MQYVIIGGGTAAVGTIEGIRAVDRTGPITLISAEPYPVYGRPLISYLLQGKTTEEKMFGYRPADFYEKNGVTPHLGQTVQAVDAAAKTVTLESGETFPYDKLCICTGSRPFVPPMEGLDQVREQTSFMTLDDAKNLDHMLGNANDKRVLIVGAGLIGLKCAEGILERAQSVTVIDMAPRILPNVMLERPAAIIQQHLERKGVMFHLSDSVARFDTPTHAILQSGLGIDFDVLVVAVGVRPNTGLAEMAGCTVERGIRLDDHMQTTVPDIYAAGDCTLSHDISCDTDRILAILPGAYMQGETAGRNMAGGNATFDKAIPMNASGFLGLHMVTAGSYEGTQYLDDNEDGYKLLVTRDDHLVGFILLGDIERAGIYTSLIRERTPLSSIDFDLIREKPQLMAFSSTERAKKLGGARAW; this is encoded by the coding sequence ATGCAGTATGTCATCATCGGCGGCGGCACCGCAGCCGTGGGAACCATTGAAGGCATCCGCGCGGTGGACCGCACAGGTCCGATCACGCTGATTTCCGCCGAACCCTATCCGGTTTACGGCCGTCCGCTCATCTCCTACCTGCTGCAAGGCAAAACGACCGAAGAAAAGATGTTCGGCTACCGTCCAGCCGACTTTTACGAGAAAAACGGCGTGACTCCCCACCTGGGCCAGACAGTCCAGGCGGTGGATGCCGCAGCCAAAACGGTCACGCTGGAAAGCGGCGAGACCTTCCCCTATGATAAACTGTGCATCTGCACCGGCTCGCGGCCGTTCGTACCGCCCATGGAAGGCCTGGACCAGGTGCGCGAACAGACCAGCTTTATGACACTGGACGACGCCAAGAATCTTGACCACATGCTCGGCAATGCCAACGACAAGCGCGTGCTGATCGTCGGCGCGGGCCTCATTGGCCTCAAGTGCGCCGAAGGCATTCTGGAGCGCGCGCAGTCGGTGACGGTCATCGATATGGCGCCGCGCATCCTGCCCAATGTCATGCTCGAACGCCCGGCGGCCATCATCCAGCAGCATCTCGAGCGCAAGGGTGTTATGTTCCATTTGAGCGACTCGGTTGCCCGGTTTGACACCCCGACGCACGCGATTCTGCAAAGCGGCCTGGGCATCGACTTTGACGTACTAGTCGTTGCGGTCGGCGTACGTCCCAACACCGGCCTTGCCGAAATGGCGGGCTGCACCGTCGAGCGCGGCATCCGTCTGGACGATCACATGCAGACCACGGTGCCGGATATCTACGCGGCCGGCGACTGCACGCTCTCGCACGACATCTCGTGCGATACCGACCGCATTCTGGCCATCCTGCCGGGCGCCTACATGCAGGGCGAAACGGCGGGCCGCAATATGGCGGGCGGCAACGCGACCTTTGACAAGGCCATCCCCATGAACGCTTCGGGCTTTTTGGGGCTGCACATGGTCACCGCGGGCTCGTACGAGGGCACGCAGTATCTGGACGACAACGAGGACGGCTACAAGCTGCTCGTCACCCGGGACGACCACCTGGTCGGCTTTATCCTGCTGGGTGACATCGAACGTGCGGGCATCTATACCTCGCTCATCCGGGAGCGCACCCCGCTTTCGTCCATCGACTTTGACCTCATCCGCGAAAAACCGCAGCTGATGGCCTTCTCTTCCACCGAACGCGCCAAAAAACTGGGAGGTGCACGCGCATGGTAA
- a CDS encoding glutamate synthase: protein MVITANTTYYKGLNEQIRACADAEITVREIYGQRYLGCGSSDKTFKLYGTPGNGLGQYLSGSTIEVFGNCQEAVGDTMNDGEIIVHGNVGDACGYGMRGGRILIEGNVGYRAGIHMKAYLDKFPVVIVGGCAGSFLGEYLAGGLIAVLGRGANGALPCSYFCGTGMHGGKIVLRCDEKPSGLPPQVLVREMNDEDRAELMPHLAAYCQHFGSTPEEILSERFYVLTPNPEAGYKQLYTFE, encoded by the coding sequence ATGGTAATCACGGCAAACACCACATACTATAAAGGGCTCAACGAGCAGATCCGCGCCTGCGCCGATGCCGAGATCACCGTGCGCGAGATCTACGGCCAGCGCTACCTGGGCTGTGGCAGCTCGGATAAGACTTTCAAACTCTACGGTACGCCGGGCAACGGCCTGGGCCAGTACCTGTCCGGCTCGACCATCGAGGTGTTCGGCAACTGCCAGGAGGCAGTCGGCGACACCATGAACGACGGCGAGATCATCGTACACGGTAACGTGGGAGACGCCTGCGGCTACGGCATGCGCGGCGGCCGTATCCTCATCGAAGGCAATGTCGGCTATCGTGCCGGCATCCACATGAAGGCCTATCTGGATAAGTTCCCGGTGGTCATCGTGGGCGGCTGCGCCGGTTCGTTTTTGGGCGAATACCTGGCCGGCGGGCTGATCGCCGTACTCGGCCGGGGCGCAAACGGCGCGCTGCCGTGCAGCTACTTCTGCGGCACGGGCATGCACGGCGGCAAGATCGTCCTGCGCTGCGACGAAAAGCCGTCCGGCCTGCCGCCGCAGGTACTCGTGCGCGAAATGAACGACGAGGACCGCGCCGAACTGATGCCCCATCTGGCCGCTTATTGCCAGCATTTCGGCTCGACCCCCGAAGAAATTCTGTCCGAACGTTTTTATGTCTTGACGCCTAACCCGGAGGCGGGGTATAAACAATTATATACGTTCGAATAA